In the genome of Phocoena sinus isolate mPhoSin1 chromosome 15, mPhoSin1.pri, whole genome shotgun sequence, the window GTACCAGCCTGTCTGGGGCTGTGTCCTGGACCAGTCCCCCTGCTTGTGTCCGGACTCTCAGAGCTGCCACAGGAAGAGTGgccaggtggaggtggggaaccCTTTAGAACTCCCAGAAGTCAACTGAccctgcacggcttgcaggaagTTGGGTCAGTCCCAAACTGGGATGCGGGCAGCCCTGTCCATGGTCCCAAGCGCAACCATGTGGCCGGCTACCCTCAAGTTTACTTACTCAGGTCTCTCAGGGCACATGAGCTGCAGGGAGAGGTACCAGTTGTCTGTCTCTGGGTAGGGGATGATGAGGTTGGCCGTGGGAGAAGAGGCACTCAGAGACAGGGGGTGGCCCTGGAAGAAGGctgcaggggaggaggaagcCTGGTCATAGGGAGCCAGAGGGCCTGCTGGTCCCTGGGCCGGATGCCGCCTATACCTGTGGTGCAGCTGAGCGAAGCGTTGAAGCTGAGCAAGGGTGAGGCAGCAGTCACACAGGCTACCACTGAGGTGTTGGCAATCGCAGTCTGGAAAGGAGGCCGTTCAGGGTCAGTCCCTGGCCTCCACCTCAAGTTCACCCCTGGTGCTGGGTGCTGTTCTCTGTGGCCCCCGCTGGCTCAGGGCCTACCAGGACCCTTCCTCTCCCAGCCTGGGGCACCCAGCTTCTGACCCTACCTGCAGCCCTGGGCCTGCTGACGGGGACCTGCTGCCCCGCAGAACAGGCCTTCTGTTTCTCAGATGGTGCCTGTTCTGGCCCAAGGCGTGCTGGGCTCACTTTGTTGCCCGAAAGGCCACCCCAATCCCGTCTCTGTGCCAAAGTCGGCACAGGGAGGCCTGAGCAGCATCACTCCCCCCAGGCAGGTCTGAGCCCTGGGCCCTGAGCCCTGATCCGAGCCAGGCCTCTAGGAGCTCTTGAACCAAGGTACCTTGTTGACCCGCATGGAGATGGTGAGGGAGCCCCCGCTGTCCATGCCTGTGTTGAGGTTCAGCCGCATCACTGAGGGCATGTCTGACTGCACGACCACCGAGACCCTGTCCAGGGGCTGGAAGCGCACAGATACCACGTCCACGTCTTCCCGCAGGACGGGGAAGCTCCTGAGGCAGAAGGAGCCGCCGCCCACCCTGCCCGTCCGGTCCAGGTCCTGGtagctgggggttgggggcagcAGAACAGTGGAGGCGTTGCTGCTCTGGTTTGGGGTGCTCTGCAGAAGGTGCTGGAAGTTCACACTCCACGGCCTGCAGGCTGTCAGGACCACAAGGGGCTCAGCTGGAGGAAGGCCTGAGGGCGGAAGGCAGGGGGCAGAGCCATCTCCCCGCTCAGCCCACCTGTGAGGGCAGCCACAGCACTGAAAGCCACGGACACACGGGGCCCGGCAAGGCTCTTGGCCGTCACTTGCAGCCACCGGTCCCAGGGTGGTGAGGGCAGCAGCAGGTGGCAGGCCTGGGTGGGGCTGCTGCAGGTGAGCACCTTCTGGAAGTTTCCAGGCAGGGTGGCCGAGCCCACGGTGAGGCGCACAGGGCAGCCCAGGCTCCCGTTGGACGCGCAGCCCTGCAGCTCCAGCCGCAGCTCCTGGGTGTACTCGGGGACAAAGACTCTGCAGCCAAAGGGATATGGCCTCACTTGGGCCCTGCAGCTTCAACCAACCTCCCCATATACTTCACCCTCAGAGTGGTAGCCAAAGGGGGCGAGACACCTAGCCCCCACTTCTTAGCACGACCCAGAGACGCAGACCCACCGCTCTTTCACCCACAGTGAGGACAGCAGTACCACCCACTCCACCCAACCTCCACTCACTTGAGGTAgctggggtgggagagaagggtCTGTGGAAGAGGCACGTCAGGATCCAGGATGGAGACCTCGACCACTCGCACGACCAGCATGTCAGGCTGGAAGATGTAGGCACAGGTAGGAACAAAGCCCTAAGGAGAGAGCAGGAGAAGGGGAAGCAGGAGGGGGCAGCAGGGCTGGACCAGAGAGCCCTAGGGttgggggaggtggggctgggcaaCAGAGCCCTGAGCAAAGTCTGCCCTGGGGAGATGAAAAATAGGGACTGGCCATTCATGCATTGTGGGGTcctgcccaccccctgtcccTGGAGGGAGCCCCCTTACCTTCACCTCAATCTTATGGGATGAGGGGGGCAGGTGGGCGGCCACAAACCAGTCCCCGGGTGC includes:
- the PGAP6 gene encoding post-GPI attachment to proteins factor 6 isoform X4, translated to MLHSNASINISHPAPGDWFVAAHLPPSSHKIEVKGFVPTCAYIFQPDMLVVRVVEVSILDPDVPLPQTLLSHPSYLKVFVPEYTQELRLELQGCASNGSLGCPVRLTVGSATLPGNFQKVLTCSSPTQACHLLLPSPPWDRWLQVTAKSLAGPRVSVAFSAVAALTACRPWSVNFQHLLQSTPNQSSNASTVLLPPTPSYQDLDRTGRVGGGSFCLRSFPVLREDVDVVSVRFQPLDRVSVVVQSDMPSVMRLNLNTGMDSGGSLTISMRVNKTAIANTSVVACVTAASPLLSFNASLSCTTAFFQGHPLSLSASSPTANLIIPYPETDNWYLSLQLMCPERPEECEQASVLVETTLNLVPCLNDCGPYGQCLLLRRHGYLYAGCSCKAGWRGWSCTDNSTAQSAAQQKAAALLLTLSNLVFLAPIAISVHRSLLVEASVYAYTMFFSTFYHACDQPGEAVLCILNYDTLQYCDFLGSGVSIWVTVLCMARLKAALKYVLFLLGTLVFAMSLQLDRRAAWNTMGPCLFAIVVMVTMWVYRCGRRRHCYPPSWQRWVFYLLPGISMAAVAITIYTSMMTSDNYYYTHSIWHMLLAGSAAFLLPPREQHTKPWACSQKLTCHYEICKNHRDELYTVT
- the PGAP6 gene encoding post-GPI attachment to proteins factor 6 isoform X5; translated protein: MLHSNASINISHPAPGDWFVAAHLPPSSHKIEVKPDMLVVRVVEVSILDPDVPLPQTLLSHPSYLKVFVPEYTQELRLELQGCASNGSLGCPVRLTVGSATLPGNFQKVLTCSSPTQACHLLLPSPPWDRWLQVTAKSLAGPRVSVAFSAVAALTACRPWSVNFQHLLQSTPNQSSNASTVLLPPTPSYQDLDRTGRVGGGSFCLRSFPVLREDVDVVSVRFQPLDRVSVVVQSDMPSVMRLNLNTGMDSGGSLTISMRVNKTAIANTSVVACVTAASPLLSFNASLSCTTAFFQGHPLSLSASSPTANLIIPYPETDNWYLSLQLMCPERPEECEQASVLVETTLNLVPCLNDCGPYGQCLLLRRHGYLYAGCSCKAGWRGWSCTDNSTAQSAAQQKAAALLLTLSNLVFLAPIAISVHRSLLVEASVYAYTMFFSTFYHACDQPGEAVLCILNYDTLQYCDFLGSGVSIWVTVLCMARLKAALKYVLFLLGTLVFAMSLQLDRRAAWNTMGPCLFAIVVMVTMWVYRCGRRRHCYPPSWQRWVFYLLPGISMAAVAITIYTSMMTSDNYYYTHSIWHMLLAGSAAFLLPPREQHTKPWACSQKLTCHYEICKNHRDELYTVT